Part of the Crossiella cryophila genome, CAGGTCCTTGCCGCTCAGGTCGCCGCTGACCACGCCGGTCAGCGCCCGCCTGCTCAGCAACCGCTCGCAGGCCAGGGCCAGATCGGCCGCGGTCACCGCGCGCAACCGTTGCGGGAAAACGGAAAACCAGTCCGGCGCGCGGCCGTAGCAGAGGTCGGTGGCGATCTTGTCGGCCAGCGCTCCCGGTGAGTCCAGCACGCCGAGGAACTGTCCCAGCGCGAACGTCCTGGCCGCCTCGAGTTCCGCGCCCGCCGGTGGCCTGCGCCGCAGGTTCGCCAGTTCCACGTGCAGGCCGGCGAGCAACTCCGCGCCGCGCCCGGCAGCGGCCTGGGCGGAGAGCAGGAACATCCGCTGCCCGCCGATCACCTCCATCCCGGCCGCGGCCGAGCAACCGGGCGCTGGAAACCTCAGCGCCAGGCGGGAATCGGCGTAGGCGCCCAGGGCGACGACGAGCAGGTCGTGTGCGGCTGGCGAGTCCGCGGCGGCGCCGCTGGGCGCGCACAGTTCCAGCCGGGTCTCCCGCGCGTCACTCAGGGCCAGCAGATCCCCGGTGGGTGTGGGTCGCGGCCGCGGCAGGACCCGGTGCTCGCCCTCGGGCCAGTGCCGCCGCACCGCGCCTGCCATCGCCGCCACCGCCGCCGCGGGCTCGATGTCCCCGGCCAGCACCAGGAAAGCCCCGGCCGGAGTCAGCAACCGCCGCCGGAACGCCAGCAGGTCCGCGGGCTCGGTGGCGGCCAGCAGGGCGGGATCGGGCAGGTCCGAGGGTGGCCCCGGCGGTGCGAAGGCCCGCTGCCGCAACAACCGGGCGAGGTGCTGTCCCCGGTCCCGCTGCCGTGCCCTGGCCTGGTTGACCAGACCGGCGCGCCAGCGGGGGTAGTCGGGCTGCTCGACCTCGTTGCCGCGCAGCGACTCCAGTATGGTCTCAAGTCCGGTGGCCCAGTCATGGGCAGGCAGGCTGGAGTGCACCCGCAGCCATGCACCGTCCCAGCTCGCCCCGGAGTGCCCGGTGGCGGCCGGCGTGGCCCGCAGGCTCCGGGCGAGCAGTTCGGTGAGACCGGCCTGCCGGGGATCGGCCGCGGCGGCCGGGATCAGCAGCCGCAACTCGGCCACCGGCGCCCTGGCATCGCGCACCGCGAGCAGCCGCAGTCCGTTGTCCAGCAAGGAGTCCGCCCACTTCGGGCTCATCGGCCGTTGTCCGGCACCGCGTGCAGGACCCCGCGCGGGGACGCCCGCAACCGCTCGGCGGCGGCCGGGACACTGTCCGGCGGCAGCGCGTCCAGCAGCCCTGGCCAGTCATCGAGCAGTTCCGCCCGGCCGAACAGGATCTCCAGCCTGCCCAGTGCGCAGCACCGGGTCAGCAGATCGGCGTGCCGCCGGTGGTGCTCCAGCCGGAGCCGGTCCCGGTGCCGCTCGAACTCCGCCCGCGGCAGGCCGTGTCCGGCCACTGTGGACAGTCGCCGGTCCACATAGGACAACAGCGCCTCCGGCTGGGTCTGTGGCCGGTGCACCGCGGTGAGCACCAGGGTGTCCGGGTCGGCGGCGTCCAGGTAGTCGAAGAAGCCGCAGCTGGAGTCCGAGGCCAGCGAGAGTTCGGCAGGCCAGCGCAGTGCGGGGGCCAGCACCTGGTGGGCGAGGTAGGCTGGCAGTTCGGTGGCCGGGTCGGGCAGCGGGTAGCCGATCGCGAGACCGGGCAGGCTGATCCGCCGGTCGGGCAGCACGATCGTGCTCGCCTGCCGGAGCTGTTCGGTCAGCCGGGCCACCGGCGGCACCGGCCGGGCGGGGATGTCGCCGAAGTGCCGGTTGATGAGATCCCAGGCCAGCCCAGGGTCGAAGTCACCGCACACGGTCAGCACCGCGTTGCCCGGCGGGTAGTGCAGGCCGAAGAACTCCCGGCACTGCTCAGGGGTGATCCCGGCCAGCCGGGTGGTGTCGCCGAAACCGTCGTGGGCGTTGGCGAAGTCGCGGTAGAGCGCCTGCGGCAGGCGCGGCCACGGGAAACCGCCGTAGGGCCGCTCCCGGACCGAGAGCCGAATCTCCTCGGCCACCCCGGCCAGCTGCCGCTGGATACCGGCCTCGGTGAACCGCGGCGCGCGCATCCGGTCGGCCTCCAGGAACAGGGCGAGTTCCAGGGATTGGCTTGGCAGCACCTGGAAGTACCGGGTGTAGTCCTGATGGGTGCGGGCGTCACCGGCCCCGCCCGTCGCGTGCACCCGCGCACCGTGCTCCCTGGGCCCGACCTCCGCGCTGCCCTCGAACATCAGGTGCTCGAACAGATGCGCGAAGCCCGCCGCCTGCTCCGGCTCGTTGCGGAAGCCGACCCGGTAGTGCACGCTGACCGCCACCCGCGCCGCCTCCGGCACCGGCGCGAGCAGCACGGTCAACCCGTTGCCGAGCCGGTCGCGCCGCAACCCGCCGGGGCTAACGGGCATCGTGCTGGGCCGCGCCGAGCAGGCCGACGCCCACGGAGATGAGCCACAGCGCGAACTTCCGGTCCGGTTTCCCTGAGCTGACCCGTTTCGCCCGGCGCTGGGCCGCGACCAGGTCCCGCCAGCGGCCGGACCACTGCTCGACGTCACCGCCGCAGGCCAGCACGTAGCCGCGGACCACCGCCAGGGTGGGCAACCGGTGGCCGCGGGCGGCATCGGAGAGCGAGGTGACGGAGAAATGGGCCTGCCGGGCGAGTTCGTGGTACGGCGGACTGCCTGCCCTGGCGCGCAACGAACGCAGGTCGGCGGCGAAGCGGTGCACCGGACCCGCGCTCGGGTCCAGCGGCAACTCTGGTCGTGCCACGGTCAACTCCCCAGTTCTGCTCAGATGTGTTCCCGGCGCTGATGCGACCACCAGGCGAGCGCGCCGACCCCGGCCAGCCACGGCAGGAAGGCCACGGGCGCGCGGAAGTCCCCTGGGACAACGGATATCGTGAGTGCCAGCACCGCATCCGGCAGGTAGCCGCCCAGCTCGGGCCAGGTGAGCACCAGGGGCAGTTCGACCGCCAGCGGCAGGCCGAAGGTGATCGCGGTGGCCACGTAGTAGTTGGCGCAGAGCCGGGTCAGCAGCACACCCCAGACCCCGGCCAGCACACAGGCCAGCACGCAACCCGCGGCCAGGGACCAGGTCAGCCCACCGAGATAGGGGTCATCGCCCCGTTGCAGCTGCCAGATGAGCGCGCCCCAGCCGAA contains:
- a CDS encoding M16 family metallopeptidase, whose product is MSPKWADSLLDNGLRLLAVRDARAPVAELRLLIPAAAADPRQAGLTELLARSLRATPAATGHSGASWDGAWLRVHSSLPAHDWATGLETILESLRGNEVEQPDYPRWRAGLVNQARARQRDRGQHLARLLRQRAFAPPGPPSDLPDPALLAATEPADLLAFRRRLLTPAGAFLVLAGDIEPAAAVAAMAGAVRRHWPEGEHRVLPRPRPTPTGDLLALSDARETRLELCAPSGAAADSPAAHDLLVVALGAYADSRLALRFPAPGCSAAAGMEVIGGQRMFLLSAQAAAGRGAELLAGLHVELANLRRRPPAGAELEAARTFALGQFLGVLDSPGALADKIATDLCYGRAPDWFSVFPQRLRAVTAADLALACERLLSRRALTGVVSGDLSGKDLAVADLLPLSGKSTIWW
- a CDS encoding M16 family metallopeptidase, producing the protein MRRDRLGNGLTVLLAPVPEAARVAVSVHYRVGFRNEPEQAAGFAHLFEHLMFEGSAEVGPREHGARVHATGGAGDARTHQDYTRYFQVLPSQSLELALFLEADRMRAPRFTEAGIQRQLAGVAEEIRLSVRERPYGGFPWPRLPQALYRDFANAHDGFGDTTRLAGITPEQCREFFGLHYPPGNAVLTVCGDFDPGLAWDLINRHFGDIPARPVPPVARLTEQLRQASTIVLPDRRISLPGLAIGYPLPDPATELPAYLAHQVLAPALRWPAELSLASDSSCGFFDYLDAADPDTLVLTAVHRPQTQPEALLSYVDRRLSTVAGHGLPRAEFERHRDRLRLEHHRRHADLLTRCCALGRLEILFGRAELLDDWPGLLDALPPDSVPAAAERLRASPRGVLHAVPDNGR